A genomic segment from Deinococcus sp. YIM 77859 encodes:
- a CDS encoding group III truncated hemoglobin, giving the protein MTLTHADALFARLGDEPLRRVLWAFYAKATRDELLGPVFTRRIGPFPHGGWPLHIARLEGFWRAVTGGPSAYRGQPGPAHAKLGLGPAHFDRWLALWEETLREHLDSSEAEALLTLARRMRVSLERHARLGEQETP; this is encoded by the coding sequence ATGACGCTGACCCACGCGGACGCGCTTTTTGCTCGCCTCGGCGACGAGCCGCTACGGCGCGTGCTGTGGGCCTTTTATGCCAAGGCGACCCGTGACGAACTGTTGGGCCCGGTGTTTACCCGCAGGATCGGGCCGTTTCCGCACGGCGGCTGGCCGCTGCACATCGCCCGCCTAGAAGGCTTTTGGCGTGCGGTCACCGGCGGCCCCAGCGCCTACCGGGGTCAGCCCGGCCCCGCTCACGCGAAGTTGGGGCTGGGTCCCGCCCACTTCGACCGCTGGTTGGCCCTTTGGGAGGAGACGCTGCGCGAACACCTCGACTCGTCGGAGGCGGAGGCACTCCTGACCCTCGCGCGGCGGATGCGCGTCAGCCTGGAGCGTCACGCGCGGTTGGGCGAGCAGGAAACCCCATGA
- a CDS encoding ATP phosphoribosyltransferase regulatory subunit, with protein MPPVSLPARPPAVTRAVPEGTRDVLPPEWAWREHLRTRLVAEFAAWGYRGVEVPALEFASEGHPQNARAFKLIDAGGQVLALRSEFTTAIGRLVRARFPQGPFPLRLQYGGRLWLRTLTSELGRLREFGQVGVELIGVATPQADAELLQLGTRALQTVGVQAVMEVGYPGFVDAVLEDAGLSPEARNALHDAIDRKSGADVDLLAAAHGLSRDVTRVLHTLTDLYGGPEVLGQARELARGERARTAVAHLEAVSALCSGELLFDLGASRRYGYYTGITFRAYAEGLNQPLLGGGRYDLGGLPGAGFAIGLERLTEVAAPNLPPEPEVVLALDRAGAEAARAAGLVAELAWTEDQAELLAYSRQRGIRRWAYGNTLQEVTA; from the coding sequence ATGCCCCCCGTGAGTCTGCCTGCCCGCCCCCCTGCTGTGACCCGGGCCGTGCCCGAGGGCACCCGTGACGTGCTGCCGCCCGAATGGGCCTGGCGCGAGCATCTGCGCACCCGGTTGGTGGCCGAGTTCGCCGCCTGGGGCTACCGGGGCGTCGAGGTGCCCGCGCTGGAGTTCGCCTCCGAGGGGCACCCGCAAAACGCGCGCGCCTTTAAGCTGATCGACGCGGGCGGACAGGTGCTCGCCCTGCGCAGCGAGTTCACCACGGCCATCGGCCGTCTGGTGCGCGCCCGCTTTCCCCAGGGACCATTTCCGCTGCGCCTGCAGTACGGGGGTCGCCTGTGGCTTCGGACCCTGACCAGCGAGCTGGGTCGGCTGCGCGAATTCGGTCAGGTGGGTGTGGAGCTGATCGGGGTCGCGACCCCCCAGGCCGATGCCGAGCTGCTGCAACTGGGCACGCGGGCCCTCCAAACCGTGGGCGTGCAGGCGGTGATGGAGGTGGGCTACCCCGGCTTCGTGGACGCTGTGCTCGAGGACGCTGGCTTGTCGCCAGAGGCGCGCAATGCCCTGCATGACGCCATCGACCGCAAGAGCGGTGCAGACGTGGACCTGCTCGCCGCCGCGCACGGCCTGAGCCGCGACGTCACGCGCGTCCTGCACACCCTCACCGACCTGTACGGGGGACCGGAGGTGCTTGGGCAGGCCCGCGAATTGGCACGCGGTGAGCGGGCCCGCACGGCGGTCGCACACCTGGAGGCCGTTTCAGCCCTGTGCAGCGGAGAACTGCTGTTTGATCTGGGCGCCAGCCGCCGCTACGGCTACTACACCGGGATCACCTTTCGTGCCTATGCCGAAGGCCTCAACCAGCCGCTGCTGGGCGGCGGACGCTATGACCTGGGGGGTCTGCCGGGCGCGGGCTTTGCCATCGGGCTTGAACGGCTGACCGAGGTCGCCGCGCCGAACCTGCCGCCCGAACCAGAGGTCGTGCTTGCCCTCGACCGAGCCGGGGCAGAGGCCGCTCGTGCCGCCGGCTTGGTGGCCGAACTCGCCTGGACCGAAGACCAGGCCGAGCTGCTCGCCTACTCCCGGCAACGGGGCATCCGCCGCTGGGCCTACGGCAACACCCTGCAGGAGGTGACCGCATGA
- a CDS encoding alpha/beta fold hydrolase produces MNGRSAFLLAGLTAALLGTALAGGTDTARQQEGFLDVNGARIHYVSVGQGTPMLLLHGYPLSGELFARNRAALAAAGYRVITIDHRGYGQSTAPAGDPGSLQTYAKDALAVLDQLGVPRAIVGGMSMGGPIAFEMYRQAPQRFIGLILMGTVANPASLVEQSLWKGMAQKAVTFGPQSLAPELLKDMLTGETRLNRPADAAFLTNIIKQASVAANVAGAQVLATRPDALPTLKTITVPTLILEGLEDTVYPTEFSLKMQQNIPGSTLVIIPGAAHAAIFEKAAAANRAIITWAKNLR; encoded by the coding sequence TTGAATGGGCGTTCCGCCTTTCTTCTCGCTGGCCTGACGGCGGCCCTTCTCGGCACGGCCCTCGCGGGAGGCACCGACACCGCCCGACAGCAGGAAGGCTTCTTGGACGTGAATGGCGCGCGCATCCACTACGTGAGTGTGGGACAGGGCACCCCAATGCTGCTGCTGCACGGCTACCCCCTCAGCGGTGAGCTGTTTGCCCGCAACCGCGCGGCCCTCGCGGCGGCCGGGTACCGCGTGATCACCATTGACCACCGCGGCTACGGCCAGAGCACCGCGCCTGCCGGTGACCCGGGCAGCCTGCAAACCTACGCGAAGGACGCCCTGGCCGTCCTGGACCAGCTGGGCGTGCCCAGGGCCATCGTCGGTGGAATGAGCATGGGTGGCCCCATCGCCTTTGAGATGTACCGTCAAGCCCCGCAGCGTTTCATAGGCCTGATCCTGATGGGCACGGTCGCCAACCCCGCCAGTCTGGTGGAGCAGAGCCTCTGGAAGGGGATGGCGCAAAAGGCCGTCACCTTTGGTCCACAGTCTCTGGCCCCCGAACTCCTCAAGGACATGCTGACCGGCGAGACACGCCTGAACCGTCCCGCTGACGCCGCCTTCCTGACGAACATCATCAAGCAGGCGTCCGTTGCCGCGAATGTGGCGGGGGCTCAGGTCCTCGCGACCCGCCCAGACGCCCTGCCAACGCTTAAGACCATCACGGTCCCGACCCTCATTCTCGAGGGCCTGGAAGACACCGTCTATCCGACCGAGTTCAGCCTGAAGATGCAGCAGAATATTCCCGGCAGCACCCTGGTGATCATTCCTGGAGCCGCCCACGCAGCGATTTTTGAAAAGGCCGCCGCGGCCAACCGGGCAATTATCACCTGGGCCAAGAACCTGCGCTGA
- a CDS encoding CidA/LrgA family protein — translation MSGPPPAPAGSLPGPVRLVLGMGVLVAFAALGTGLATLLHLPLPGSVLGMGLLWAALSLGAVRLHWIEEAADGLLAVLGLLFVPATVGVIEYLSAGAAWALWLLVMLAGLLLGAGAAGLLAARLVQTPREGSQVTSKDTTQS, via the coding sequence ATGAGCGGCCCCCCTCCCGCCCCCGCTGGAAGCCTCCCCGGTCCGGTGCGCCTCGTGCTGGGGATGGGCGTGCTGGTGGCGTTTGCCGCGCTGGGCACCGGCCTGGCCACCCTGCTGCACCTCCCGCTGCCGGGCTCGGTGCTTGGCATGGGGCTGCTGTGGGCCGCGCTGTCCCTTGGCGCCGTGCGGCTCCACTGGATCGAGGAGGCTGCAGACGGCCTCCTCGCGGTCCTGGGCCTGCTGTTTGTGCCCGCCACTGTCGGCGTGATCGAGTATCTCTCGGCGGGCGCCGCTTGGGCGCTATGGCTGCTCGTGATGCTCGCCGGGCTGCTGCTGGGCGCGGGGGCAGCGGGGCTGCTGGCGGCGCGGCTGGTGCAGACCCCTCGTGAGGGGTCACAGGTCACCAGCAAAGACACCACCCAAAGCTGA
- a CDS encoding LrgB family protein, giving the protein MLWVALTLLSFALGVVAQARVRHPLVNPTLIATVLVAAALLLTRTPYKGYLNEVRPVSFLLGPAVVALAVPLYRLRALLAREWRALGLGGVAGTLVGVAVDSLLPHLLGLDVEARRALITAPATSPVALQLADFTQAPPALAATLAVLSGLLGALVLPPALTRLGVRHPLARGIALGSVSHGIGTARAREESETTGAASSIGMGLAALVVTLVVAALG; this is encoded by the coding sequence ATGCTCTGGGTCGCCCTTACCCTCCTGAGTTTCGCGCTGGGCGTGGTGGCACAGGCGCGGGTGCGGCATCCGCTGGTGAACCCGACGCTGATCGCCACCGTCCTTGTGGCCGCGGCACTGCTGCTGACGCGCACCCCGTATAAGGGCTACCTGAACGAGGTCCGGCCCGTGTCCTTTTTGCTGGGTCCGGCGGTGGTGGCGCTCGCCGTGCCGCTGTACCGGCTGCGGGCCCTGCTCGCGCGCGAGTGGCGGGCGCTGGGGCTAGGGGGCGTGGCCGGTACCCTGGTCGGCGTGGCGGTAGACAGCCTGCTACCCCACCTGCTGGGGCTGGACGTAGAGGCGCGGCGCGCCCTCATCACCGCTCCGGCCACCAGCCCGGTCGCGCTGCAACTCGCCGACTTCACCCAGGCCCCTCCGGCGCTCGCCGCCACACTGGCCGTGCTGTCGGGGCTGCTGGGGGCGCTGGTGCTGCCGCCGGCGCTCACCCGGCTGGGGGTTCGTCACCCGCTGGCGCGCGGCATCGCCCTGGGCAGCGTGTCCCACGGCATCGGCACCGCCCGCGCCCGCGAGGAGAGCGAGACGACGGGCGCCGCCAGCAGCATCGGCATGGGCCTGGCCGCACTCGTGGTGACGCTGGTGGTGGCGGCCCTAGGATAG
- a CDS encoding MalY/PatB family protein, whose amino-acid sequence MTHAELPELTPLASGTDPYGALDPAALRHPDSLKWTLYEEGVIPLWIADMDFPIAPPILAALQERLTRGLGYHTQGGAALRDALRERFAAQGLTDLPEDGLRLLPGVVPGLYAAVHALSEPGDPVLTMTPIYHPFHLSITEQGRRVAAAPLREGQNGKGQPGWEIDWDALETAARSTRLLLLCHPHNPTGRVWNAAELARLRDFVLERDLYVVSDELHADLRLTDAPFESFGADPRVRGRTLTLTGPAKAYNTAGLGIGVLAGHDPELVQRVRAAAGGLMGHPSALGVTAWQAALRAGGPWLRDTLAYLRGNRDVLAAFLEAHLPWVRFAPPEATYLAWLDLRAHPRAGEIQPFLLQEARVAVHDGPTFAPAELKAHYQGFIRLNFATSRALLIEALERMARALERRR is encoded by the coding sequence ATGACCCACGCGGAGCTGCCTGAACTGACGCCCCTGGCTTCCGGCACGGACCCCTACGGGGCGCTTGACCCCGCCGCGCTGCGCCACCCGGACAGCCTGAAATGGACCCTGTACGAGGAGGGGGTCATTCCCCTGTGGATCGCGGACATGGATTTTCCGATTGCGCCGCCCATCCTTGCGGCGTTGCAAGAACGCCTCACCCGTGGCCTGGGATACCACACCCAGGGGGGCGCGGCGCTGCGGGATGCGCTGCGGGAGCGCTTCGCCGCCCAGGGCCTCACCGACTTGCCGGAAGACGGCCTCCGCCTTCTGCCGGGGGTCGTACCGGGGCTCTATGCCGCCGTGCACGCCCTGAGCGAACCGGGTGACCCGGTGCTTACCATGACGCCCATCTACCACCCTTTTCATCTCAGCATCACCGAGCAGGGCCGCCGGGTGGCCGCTGCGCCGCTGCGTGAAGGCCAGAACGGGAAAGGGCAGCCGGGCTGGGAGATCGACTGGGACGCGCTGGAGACCGCCGCTCGGAGTACCCGGCTGCTGCTGCTGTGCCACCCCCACAACCCCACGGGGCGCGTGTGGAACGCCGCTGAACTCGCTCGGCTGCGTGACTTTGTGCTGGAGCGAGACCTGTACGTGGTGTCTGACGAGCTCCACGCGGACCTGCGCCTCACAGACGCGCCCTTTGAGTCCTTCGGCGCTGATCCGCGCGTGCGCGGCCGCACCCTGACGCTCACGGGTCCTGCCAAGGCGTACAACACGGCGGGCCTGGGAATCGGTGTGCTGGCGGGCCATGACCCGGAGCTGGTCCAACGGGTCAGGGCAGCGGCTGGGGGCTTGATGGGGCACCCCTCGGCGCTCGGTGTGACCGCCTGGCAGGCCGCGCTGAGGGCGGGGGGGCCGTGGCTACGGGACACCCTCGCCTATCTGCGCGGCAACCGCGACGTGCTTGCCGCCTTCCTCGAAGCGCACCTGCCCTGGGTTCGCTTTGCCCCGCCCGAGGCGACGTACCTCGCCTGGCTGGACCTGCGCGCCCACCCCCGTGCGGGGGAGATCCAGCCGTTCCTGCTGCAAGAGGCGCGCGTTGCCGTGCATGACGGTCCTACCTTTGCCCCCGCCGAACTCAAAGCCCACTACCAGGGCTTTATCCGCCTGAATTTCGCCACCAGCCGCGCCCTCCTGATCGAGGCGCTGGAACGCATGGCGCGCGCTTTGGAACGGCGCCGCTGA
- a CDS encoding ferredoxin — translation MPHVITSPCIGVKDQACTEVCPVECIYDGGDQFVIHPDECIDCGACVPACPVSAIFPEEDVPAGEEEFIVKNRAFFGL, via the coding sequence ATGCCTCATGTCATCACCAGCCCCTGCATCGGTGTCAAGGATCAGGCCTGTACCGAAGTCTGTCCGGTCGAGTGTATCTACGACGGCGGCGACCAGTTCGTGATTCACCCCGACGAGTGCATCGACTGCGGCGCCTGCGTGCCCGCCTGCCCGGTGAGCGCGATTTTTCCCGAGGAGGACGTGCCCGCGGGCGAGGAAGAATTCATCGTCAAGAACCGCGCCTTTTTCGGCCTATGA
- a CDS encoding ABC transporter ATP-binding protein: protein MASRPRQLTRLLAYARPYRVMFVLGLLATLLSSGLNLVFPLLFGRLIDASFLKVGNTDTGPLDRTVGLLLGVFALSALFGVAQTYLLARVGASVVADLRRALFGHLLTLSPRFFAEHKTGELTSRLTADVGTVQAVTSTALAQAAALLFNIVGSTTLLVLTSARLSLLTLAVIPLVTFTAIVIGRRIRRVSREVQDRVADANASAEEAISGMRVVQGFTAEALEQARYGRGVQASFLAALKRARLQALMSGALGFLSFGSLAVVLWYGGRLVMAGELTPGNLVTFLIYALQVGATVAAITSLFGQVQEALGASGRIFELLDERSDLPAAASPVPLGRAQGRVTFDHVSFRYGDVLTLRDVSFDVPAGQVVALVGPSGAGKTTLVNLIPRFWDVTGGSLRVDGHDVRAYALRDLRAQIGLVPQETLLFSGTIAENIRYGRPDATPAEVEAAARAANAHAFITALPAGYATVVGERGVKLSGGQRQRVAIARALLKDPRILILDEATSALDNESEALVQAALERLMQGRTTFVIAHRLSTIRSADRILVLNAGEVVGDGTHTELLAAGGLYRDLYDLQFRQESREELV, encoded by the coding sequence ATGGCATCCCGCCCCCGCCAGCTCACGCGCCTGCTGGCCTATGCGCGTCCCTACCGCGTCATGTTTGTGCTCGGCCTGCTCGCCACACTGCTGTCAAGCGGCCTGAACCTCGTCTTTCCGCTGCTGTTCGGGCGCCTGATCGACGCTTCCTTTCTGAAGGTGGGCAACACAGACACCGGGCCCCTTGACCGAACGGTAGGGCTGCTGCTGGGAGTTTTTGCCCTCTCGGCGCTGTTTGGGGTGGCGCAGACCTACCTGCTGGCGCGCGTGGGGGCAAGCGTCGTGGCCGATCTGCGCCGCGCTCTCTTCGGGCACCTGCTCACGCTCTCGCCACGCTTTTTTGCGGAGCACAAGACGGGAGAGCTGACCAGCCGCCTCACCGCGGATGTAGGCACTGTGCAGGCGGTGACGAGCACAGCGCTCGCGCAGGCCGCCGCGCTTCTTTTTAACATCGTGGGTTCGACGACGCTGCTGGTGCTCACCAGCGCCCGCCTGAGTCTGCTCACGCTGGCGGTCATTCCGCTGGTGACCTTCACGGCGATCGTGATCGGGCGGCGCATCCGCCGGGTCAGCCGCGAGGTCCAAGACCGTGTGGCCGACGCGAACGCGAGCGCCGAGGAGGCCATCAGCGGGATGCGGGTGGTGCAGGGCTTCACGGCGGAGGCGCTGGAGCAGGCCCGGTACGGGCGGGGCGTACAGGCGAGCTTTCTCGCCGCGCTCAAACGCGCCCGGCTCCAGGCCCTCATGAGTGGCGCGCTGGGCTTCTTGTCTTTCGGCTCGCTCGCGGTGGTGCTGTGGTACGGCGGGCGGCTCGTCATGGCGGGGGAACTCACCCCCGGCAACCTGGTCACATTTCTGATCTATGCTCTTCAGGTCGGCGCGACGGTCGCCGCGATCACGAGCCTCTTCGGGCAGGTTCAGGAGGCATTGGGGGCGTCGGGCCGCATCTTCGAGCTGCTCGACGAGCGCAGTGACCTCCCCGCGGCGGCTTCACCTGTCCCCCTCGGGCGTGCGCAGGGGCGTGTCACCTTTGACCACGTGTCCTTTCGGTACGGTGACGTCCTCACGCTCCGGGACGTGAGTTTCGATGTGCCCGCCGGACAGGTGGTCGCCCTGGTCGGCCCGAGCGGGGCGGGCAAAACCACGCTCGTCAACCTGATCCCGCGCTTCTGGGACGTGACGGGCGGCAGCCTGCGGGTGGATGGCCACGACGTGCGCGCCTATGCCCTGCGGGACCTGCGGGCGCAGATTGGGCTGGTCCCGCAGGAGACCCTCCTTTTTTCCGGGACGATCGCGGAGAACATCCGCTACGGGCGGCCAGACGCGACCCCCGCCGAGGTTGAAGCTGCGGCCCGCGCCGCGAACGCCCACGCCTTTATCACCGCGCTTCCGGCGGGCTACGCGACCGTCGTCGGCGAACGCGGCGTGAAACTCAGCGGCGGGCAGCGGCAGCGGGTCGCGATCGCCCGCGCGCTGCTCAAGGACCCCCGCATCCTGATTCTCGATGAGGCCACCAGTGCCCTCGACAACGAGTCCGAGGCGCTCGTACAGGCCGCCCTCGAGCGGCTGATGCAGGGCCGCACCACCTTCGTGATTGCGCACCGCCTCTCCACCATTCGCAGCGCGGACCGAATTCTGGTGCTGAACGCCGGGGAGGTCGTAGGCGACGGCACCCATACGGAACTGCTCGCGGCGGGAGGACTGTACCGCGACCTCTACGACCTCCAGTTCCGGCAGGAGTCGCGGGAAGAGCTGGTCTAG
- a CDS encoding Lrp/AsnC family transcriptional regulator, translating to MSQAELDATDRRILTILQEDARIPNTELADEIGLTPAPTLRRVRRLEEEGVIRRYVALLDPKRVGRDLMVLVRVTLDKQTKQGFETFAEHMRNRPEVLECYLCLGDTDYLLKVCVPDLDAYQRFLVDVLAAIPGVRNTASTIIVKQEKYTTSLALE from the coding sequence ATGTCACAGGCCGAACTAGACGCCACCGACCGCCGCATCCTCACGATTCTCCAGGAGGACGCCCGCATTCCCAACACCGAGCTCGCGGACGAGATTGGGCTGACGCCGGCACCCACGCTGCGCCGCGTCCGGCGGCTGGAGGAAGAGGGGGTGATTCGCCGCTACGTCGCGCTGCTTGACCCCAAGCGCGTGGGTCGGGACCTGATGGTGCTTGTGCGCGTGACGCTCGACAAGCAGACCAAGCAGGGCTTCGAGACCTTTGCTGAACACATGCGGAACCGTCCCGAGGTGTTGGAATGCTACCTGTGTCTGGGGGACACCGACTACCTCCTCAAGGTCTGCGTGCCTGACCTCGATGCCTACCAGCGCTTCTTGGTAGACGTGCTGGCCGCGATTCCCGGGGTGCGGAACACCGCGAGCACCATCATCGTGAAGCAGGAGAAGTACACGACGAGTCTGGCGCTGGAGTGA
- a CDS encoding 5'-methylthioadenosine/adenosylhomocysteine nucleosidase, which yields MLAMMGAMDEEIELLLADLQEREELARPGGVLYRGVLDGVPVLLTKGGIGKVNAAMTATSLLTAGATRVIFTGVAGGVHPELRVGDIVVSTDLVQHDVDVTALDYPLGTLPGEAPSWTADEHLRAVALAAAHEVEGVRVREGRVASGDQFIASREGVQRLWTQFGAACAEMEGAAVAQVCAKAGVPFVVIRSVSDTADHDAQVDYRTFMPLVARHAKQVVRGMLARLKVPAGA from the coding sequence ATGCTGGCGATGATGGGCGCGATGGACGAAGAGATCGAGTTGCTGTTGGCGGACCTGCAGGAACGCGAAGAGCTCGCGCGGCCCGGCGGCGTGCTCTACCGGGGTGTGCTGGACGGCGTGCCCGTGCTGCTGACCAAGGGCGGGATCGGCAAGGTGAACGCTGCGATGACAGCGACATCCCTGCTGACTGCGGGGGCTACGCGCGTCATCTTTACCGGCGTGGCGGGCGGCGTTCACCCCGAGCTGCGGGTCGGGGACATCGTGGTGAGCACCGACCTGGTACAGCACGACGTGGACGTCACTGCCCTGGACTACCCGCTCGGCACCCTTCCCGGCGAGGCCCCGAGTTGGACCGCCGACGAGCATCTGCGGGCCGTGGCCCTGGCGGCCGCGCACGAGGTGGAAGGTGTGCGCGTCCGGGAAGGCCGGGTGGCGAGCGGGGACCAGTTCATCGCCTCACGGGAGGGCGTGCAGCGGCTCTGGACGCAGTTTGGGGCCGCCTGCGCGGAGATGGAGGGGGCAGCGGTCGCGCAGGTGTGTGCCAAGGCGGGCGTGCCCTTTGTGGTGATCCGCTCGGTCAGTGACACCGCCGACCACGACGCGCAGGTAGACTACCGGACCTTTATGCCGCTGGTGGCCCGGCACGCCAAGCAGGTCGTGCGCGGCATGCTGGCTCGCCTCAAGGTTCCAGCGGGGGCATGA
- the ald gene encoding alanine dehydrogenase → MKIGLPKEIKVKENRVALTPGGVATLVRRGHTVTVERGAGLGSGIADSEYEAAGAVLGSAADAWAAEMVVKVKEPVASEYSYLRPDLLLFTYLHLAADRPLTDALLAAGTTGVAYETVQLEDGSLPLLTPMSEVAGRLSVQAGAFHLQKPVGGRGVLLGGVPGVQPGHVLIIGGGVVGTNAAKMAMGLGAKVTVLDVSHRRLTYLDDVFFGRLTTMMSSEANIRALLPETDLLIGAVLIPGAKAPHLVTRDMLALMQEGSVIVDVAVDQGGCVETIHPTTHDDPIYVMDGVIHYGVANMPGAVPRTSTFALTNATFPYVLLLADQGIGALFRNPALMRGLNTYRGKLTYQGVADAFGMPSVEAETALA, encoded by the coding sequence ATGAAGATTGGACTTCCCAAGGAAATCAAGGTCAAGGAAAACCGGGTGGCCCTCACGCCCGGTGGCGTCGCCACGCTGGTGCGCCGGGGCCACACCGTCACCGTTGAGCGCGGCGCAGGCTTGGGCAGCGGCATCGCAGACAGCGAGTATGAGGCGGCCGGGGCTGTTCTGGGCTCTGCCGCCGACGCCTGGGCTGCGGAGATGGTCGTCAAGGTCAAGGAGCCCGTCGCTTCGGAGTACTCGTACCTGCGGCCTGATCTGCTGCTCTTTACCTACCTGCACCTCGCTGCCGACCGCCCCCTTACGGACGCGCTCCTGGCCGCAGGCACGACGGGCGTCGCCTACGAGACCGTGCAGCTCGAAGACGGTAGCCTGCCGCTGCTGACCCCCATGTCCGAGGTGGCGGGACGCCTCAGCGTGCAGGCCGGGGCCTTTCACCTTCAGAAGCCGGTGGGCGGGCGGGGCGTGCTGCTCGGCGGCGTGCCGGGCGTGCAGCCGGGACACGTGCTGATCATCGGCGGCGGCGTGGTGGGGACGAACGCCGCGAAGATGGCGATGGGGCTGGGGGCCAAGGTGACGGTGCTCGACGTGTCACACCGCCGCCTCACCTACCTCGATGACGTGTTCTTTGGCCGCCTCACCACCATGATGAGCAGTGAGGCGAACATCCGGGCGCTGCTGCCCGAAACGGATCTCCTGATCGGCGCGGTGCTGATTCCCGGAGCCAAGGCTCCGCACCTCGTCACGCGCGACATGCTCGCGCTGATGCAGGAAGGCAGCGTCATCGTGGACGTGGCTGTCGACCAGGGTGGCTGCGTGGAAACCATTCACCCCACCACCCACGATGACCCCATCTACGTGATGGACGGCGTCATTCACTACGGCGTCGCCAACATGCCGGGCGCGGTGCCGCGCACGAGCACCTTTGCCCTCACGAACGCCACCTTCCCCTACGTGCTCCTGCTCGCCGATCAGGGCATCGGGGCGCTGTTCCGCAACCCGGCTCTGATGCGGGGTCTGAACACCTACCGGGGCAAGCTGACGTATCAGGGGGTGGCGGACGCCTTCGGGATGCCCTCCGTGGAGGCTGAAACGGCCCTGGCATAA
- the hisG gene encoding ATP phosphoribosyltransferase, translating into MTPAPPRGPDHLTLALPKGRILEDAVALLARAGLPLTLPQKSRALRHEFPGVTVLELRNQDVPVYVDLGVADAGIVGKDVLIESGRTVYEPVDLRFAACHLALIREVGATGPIGRVATKYPRSTRAYLAGRGIPAEIVKLSGNIELAALTGLADAVVDLVQTGSTLRANNLEEIDVLYHSSARLIVNRAALKLRRARLRPLIERLRELAGSS; encoded by the coding sequence ATGACCCCGGCCCCACCCCGCGGCCCTGACCACCTCACCCTCGCGCTGCCCAAGGGCCGCATCCTGGAAGACGCTGTGGCGCTGCTTGCGCGCGCGGGTCTGCCCCTCACGCTCCCGCAGAAGTCCCGCGCCCTGCGGCATGAGTTTCCCGGGGTGACGGTGCTGGAGCTGCGCAACCAAGACGTGCCCGTCTATGTGGACCTGGGCGTCGCCGACGCAGGGATCGTGGGCAAGGACGTGCTGATCGAGTCGGGGCGCACCGTGTACGAGCCGGTCGACCTGCGCTTTGCCGCCTGCCACCTCGCGCTGATCCGGGAGGTGGGTGCCACCGGGCCCATCGGGCGCGTGGCCACCAAGTACCCCCGCTCGACCCGCGCCTACCTCGCGGGGCGCGGCATCCCCGCCGAGATCGTGAAGCTGTCGGGCAACATCGAGCTGGCCGCCCTGACGGGCCTCGCCGACGCCGTGGTCGACCTTGTCCAGACCGGGAGCACCCTGCGCGCCAACAACCTGGAAGAGATCGACGTGCTGTACCACTCTTCGGCCCGCCTGATCGTGAACCGCGCGGCCCTCAAACTGCGCCGAGCTCGGCTGCGGCCCCTGATCGAGCGGCTGCGAGAACTGGCGGGGAGCAGTTAG
- a CDS encoding Crp/Fnr family transcriptional regulator, protein MTSRAQLLLSHAPVFQGASSADLRPLAALGVFRVLRRGEHLFRMGDPLETLFVVSSGSVRVYRLARGGTRELTLHVEGPRQLVAGLAAFQSQAMAPASAVALQTPTEVLCLPAAAVRERVFGTPALAGAVIAYFARRQAELLARMEGLVFSELGERLAAYLLEHAATGPYALPTNSELAALLGTVPELISRKLGEFYRLNLIHLERRTVRLSDPAELARLAGRNREG, encoded by the coding sequence GTGACGAGCCGTGCCCAACTCCTCCTCAGCCACGCCCCGGTGTTTCAGGGGGCCAGTTCGGCCGACCTGCGTCCCCTCGCTGCCCTGGGCGTTTTCCGCGTTCTGCGCCGCGGCGAACACCTCTTTCGCATGGGTGACCCCCTCGAGACCCTGTTTGTGGTGAGTTCTGGCAGCGTGCGCGTCTACCGCCTGGCGCGGGGCGGCACCCGCGAACTCACGCTGCATGTGGAGGGTCCCCGGCAACTCGTCGCGGGCCTTGCGGCCTTCCAGAGCCAGGCGATGGCGCCAGCAAGCGCCGTCGCGCTGCAAACGCCCACAGAAGTTCTGTGCCTGCCCGCAGCAGCCGTTCGTGAGCGGGTCTTCGGGACGCCCGCCCTCGCGGGGGCCGTGATCGCGTACTTCGCCCGCCGCCAAGCCGAACTCCTCGCCCGGATGGAGGGGCTGGTCTTTAGTGAGCTTGGCGAGCGGCTGGCTGCCTACCTGCTTGAGCACGCGGCGACGGGCCCCTATGCCCTTCCCACCAACAGCGAGCTTGCGGCGCTGCTGGGCACCGTTCCAGAACTCATCAGCCGCAAGCTGGGCGAGTTCTACCGCCTGAACCTCATTCACCTCGAGCGCCGCACCGTGCGTCTGAGCGATCCGGCCGAGCTGGCCCGGCTGGCTGGGAGGAACCGCGAGGGGTAG